Part of the Elgaria multicarinata webbii isolate HBS135686 ecotype San Diego chromosome 5, rElgMul1.1.pri, whole genome shotgun sequence genome, ACATATTACAAGATTCTGTTGCAATCTACAGGGTATACTTCTGTTTTTAATATTGAGTTAGGTTAGGATATGATCTTCCATTTTTAAACCCCTACTTGAAGACTTATACCAGTTTGAAAGAGATCCAGAAGGTATAGTGACATTAATAGTTACCACCTTAATACCCCTGTCCTAAAAATGATTACACAGAAGTAACTCTCATTACTGTCAATTTGACACAAATTACAGAACCTATGCTTGCTTAACCTGTTATCTTAGGCacactttcttggaagtaagGCCAATTACTTCCAAGTCAAGATGTTTAGGATCTGCCTGTATGTATAGGATCTGCTTGTAACCACCTTGaatcccagtactgggggaaaggcataataataataataataataataataataataataataataataataataataataataatatagtttaaAATCTGCTTAAACTACAGCCTACCGAATTTTGGCCATATCAGATTTTAAACAATCACCCAAACCTAAAAGATATATTTGGGGACAATTTCCAGAGAGGTGCtaatctattgcagcaaaagctCAAAAGAATATAAAGTTTGTGCCTTAATAAATCTGGTAAAAGCTACCACAAGACTGTCGATACCACTCCaagtaagtcccatagatttcaatggatcttcCTCCCAAATGTTTCAAAGTTCGGTTCTGGTGtacctgtgagtgtgtgtgtcacatatatACAGGTAAACCTGAAAACATATTAAAACGTTGCcttacccaccccccaaaaaacccacggGTGTGCCAGCACGCACTTGCGGATTATGTTCCTTGGCAGGATGCacaaaaaacacagaaaactTCAGGAAGGGATGGAAGAAGCAGAAAAAGAAGTTTTCAAAGATTTGGCTAAAACTCCAGCCATTTGGAAACCAGATTATTTCCCAAAATGACTGCTGATAACACTTCACTTGTGCCAGCTACCCATTCTCCCCTAATGAATGATTAACAGCACACCGAAAAAGATCGAGAAGATTGTGACGCCAGAGCCGCCTGAAAGGgcgttttaaatttaaaacaacttttttaaaaagttgaaagggGATTGAATGCTGCCTGAACTGGTTCGAATCAAAAAGTGACTCTTTGTGGCAGACGCCCTCGGAAATGCGTTGCCGTTAAGGCATTTGATTACGATTAAGGCTTCCTTAGATCCAGTTGTGGTTTTTGTTTCTGCTTCTGCTGCGGCTGCTCGTTGTTTTAAAAGGTGGTTGTGGCCCCTTCCGCGGCCCCTCCCAAAGgcgccccccccctccgcccttcCCGGCCAGTTCCATAATAGTTTGTACTTCTCACCTCCGGACGTCACTCCTCAGTACGCCATGCAAATATTCCCCCGCCAGCGCGCTCCGATTGGCCGAGGCAAACTCATTTAATCCCCGTTCGGTGCGCGGTGTATGGCTGCTGGGCGCTTCTCTGGTTGTGTCTCTCggctgctcctccttccctgatTCCTCTCGGGCGAGGAGGGAAACCACGGAGAACAAATTACTGTGCAAGTTCTGCTGCCTGGCTGGagactcttttctctccccccccaactcccatcgctctccgccgcccccccctccttcctcctctggtCCTTACTATTTTCTTTCTCACTCACTCAacccctccctctggggtggttcccccctccctcgtCATTTAAttacttctctcccctccctccctccctcgccacATCTTTTTAACGCGGGGCGGAggtggaagagggggagggggatttcctGTCTCTTTCCCTCTGTTCACTCGGGACCAGCGGATGCGAGTCACAcacgctcgctccctccctccctccctcaactctctctctccctccctccctctccctgtggAAGTTAGCAGAGAGGGGGGGCACATTAGATCACTTCAGCAGCAGCGAAGAAGGAGGGGAGTCCTGGCTGCGTGTGTGTGAAGCGCGCGTGTGCTAAGCGGAGAACGAACGAAGGAGAGCGGGCGTCGAGAGCCGGACACGCCGTTTCCTCCCGTCTCGACGCCGAAGTGGAACAGCAagactccctcctcctcctcctcctcctccgcctcctgctCTTTCCATCCCCAGCCCTCCGCCGCGCACCTGTTTCAGTCGCTTGTGAATCCAGCTCACCTCGCGCCAAGGCGCTCCGCTGAGGGAGAAAGTTTTGCCGCCTGAGGAGATTCCCGCGCGCGGGCTTTCGCTCTTTCCTCGAACTCAAAGGGGGGAGAAACAGCCACAGTTCGgggcttcctcctccctcctcgccTTTGATCGCCGTGGTGAAGCCTTCTCTCGTTGCCTTTTCGTCAGCGCCTCCCGTTTCCCGAAGGGACTCGTTCTCGCCGCCCGTTGGTGTCCCTTCGCCCCTCTCCCGCCGCCTCTCCACCACGCGCGCCGACAGCTCCGTCGCTCTATGTTTTGACCTTGTGGAGCCTGGTGGCCCCTGGAAAGCTGCACGAATGTATAGCATGATGATGGAGACGGACTTGCACTCTCCCGGCGGAGCCCAGGTCGCCACCAACCTGTCGGGCCAAACCGgagccggaggaggaggcggaggcggcggaggTGGCggcggaggaggtggcggcggcgggggcccGAAGGCCAACCAAGACCGGGTCAAGAGGCCCATGAACGCCTTCATGGTTTGGTCGCGAGGCCAGCGGCGGAAGATGGCCCAGGAGAACCCCAAGATGCACAACTCGGAGATCTCCAAGCGCCTGGGCGCCGAGTGGAAAGTCATGTCCGAGGCCGAGAAGCGCCCCTTCATCGACGAGGCCAAGCGGCTGCGGGCGCTGCACATGAAGGAGCACCCGGATTATAAATACCGGCCCAGGAGGAAGACCAAGACGTTGCTCAAGAAGGACAAGTACTCGCTGGCCGGCGGGCTGCTGGGCGCCGGCGGCCCCGGGGGCGGCCCTCCCGTGGCCATGGGCGTCGGAGTCAGCCCCGGCGGCGTGGGCCAGCGCCTAGAGAGCCCGGGCGGTGGCggcccgggcggcggcggcgggggcagcggcggcgggggcTACCCGCACATGAACGGCTGGGCCAACGGCGCCTACCCGGgctcggtggcggcggcggccgcggcggcggcgATGATGCAGGAGGCGCAGCTCGCCTACAGCCAGCACCCGGGCAGCGGGGCGCACCCGCACGCCCACGCGCACCACCCGCACCCGCACAACCCGCAGCCCATGCACCGCTACGACATGGGCGCCCTCCAGTACAGCCCCATCTCCAACTCGCAGGGCTACATGAGCGCGTCGCCGTCGGCCTACGGAGGCATCTCCTACGGCGCGCAGCCCCACCAGAACTCGGCGGCCGCGGCCGCGGCggctgcagcggcggcggcggccgcgtcGTCGGGGGCGCTGGGCGCGCTGGGCTCGCTGGTCAAATCCGAGCCGAGCGTCAGCCCGCCCGTCACTTCGGCTCACTCGCGGGCTCCTTGCCCCGGGGACCTGCGCGAGATGATCAGTATGTACTTGCCCGGCAGCGAAGGAGGGgacccggcggcggcggcggcggcggcggcggctgcagccGCTGCCCAGAGCCGCCTGCACTCCTTGCCCCAGCACTATCAGGGCGCCAGCACGGGGGTCAACGGCACCGTGCCCTTGACGCACATCTGAGACGGACGGACGGACTGGCGGACGGACGGACCGACGCCGCGGCCAAAGGGGGCCGCTCTCCTTggagccccccccctcccgccactGCTCCCCACCTTGCCATCCCCGTCCCGGGCCCCGCCACCCTCCCTTTTGTACAGAACAACCACAAGGAGATAGAGCGAGCGAGAAATGTTTTGATGACGttgtaataattataattataataacaaaTATTCATAATACTGAGGATAATAATGAAGAGAGAAGGTAACAGATTGCTGTAATGCTACtctccctaccccccaccccgctccttccCACCTCACCCCTAAGAACTAGTTTCTGAAACTAgtgggggattattattattttccttctgttgttgttgcgTTTTAGACGAACCGTCTGTGTTTTAACTAAGGGGTGAGGGGTTTGTACAGTATTTATCATTCAGCCAGGAACCACATCGCTTTTTTATTTGCtaaagaaggggggaaggaaaagagagagagaaatgacaaTATTATTAATTATTCAAAGATCTAGGCAATGCCAACTTTTCTGCCACACAGAAGCATTAACTGGTCACCTTTGGGCCGCTTCTTGTGAAGACTTTTTACTGCCTAATTAAAGTAAAGATGATGAGGCAAATGTTCTGGTTTATTACACAGTACCAAGGATGTATATCCAAAACCACATTAAAGTTTTttggttttcgttttgttttgttttttgttttttgtttttggtagtGCTTAAGATGCGgggttctttttttgttttgtttatttataaaactTTTTTGCGACCAGCAACAATTTTCTGGATTTTGTACATGTTTATTatgtctgcattttttttcttttgttaacttttttttttttttttggtatttttcttGTAAATTCATTGTGGAATAATTCTAATTAATTTTAGGCGTTACAAGGGAATTCAAAAACGTGTATATAGTTTACTAAAAAGTATTTCTgctgaaaaggaaagcaaataaaAATCTAAAGATATGTTCGATTCTGAGTTAAATCAATTTCAAAGTAAAACTGGAACCAGTAAATCCAAAATGTACTAATTCATGGCATGCCTTAAAACTAGAGATTGGGAATTGATTATATGTATAAATATAATGAAACATAATAAgatcaaaaagaagaaaaattccGACTTGGACTTAGACTTCTCACAGTTtctatgggggggaggggaaccgaagggaagaaagattttaaatatatatatatatatatatatatatatatatggtgtagTTTTGGGATATTATTTTAATATCTGTTGAGTATTAAGGAAGGCGATCTATTAAAATACTTTCCATAGCATTTATTggctattttgtttatttatgcaACTGGCCTACCTAAACCTGGGTGGAATTTCTGATTTACTAAGTTttctgggttagatccagatctGGTCATACTTCGAgaaagcccattgaaatcaatgggactgaagttaagtcccattgatttcaatgggtctgctctaagtataacTAAACCCGGATCCAACCCTCTATCTTCAGTTATCACCAGAGTTTTAAATACTTTCCCCCTTCATTTCCCTAAGGAAAGATATAACTCTACTGAACTCACAGTGTTGGGCAGATTCAGTTATGATGATGAATACCCCATGggaaaacagtttttttaaaaaaacaaaaccaataaataaataaataccaacatGGTTTATCTCTTACCCCAtcagttctcttttcttttcttttttgatacCAATCAAAGAAGTATGAAGTATGAAGCCTGTTACACTCAAATAATGCATTTGTTTATACAGATATCCTAATGTTAAATTCTTCAAAATTTGATTTAAAGTGAATTTTTCCCTTGCCTGATTCTGAGTTAAAAATCTATATTAAAACTGATATAATAGTAAAGACAAAGTTTAGGCTGCATTTTACATTTATTGTTTCAGCTTTTTTTATTTGATAAGGACACATTTAAGGAAAATACGGCTATTCCAAGTGTGGGAGGACCCAAGAGGAAAAACAATTGTTAGAACGAAATATTAATTTCTCCctgatttgtttcatttatatcagTTGGCTGCAGAGACTTCCTGAAGCAACTTAACCCAGAGTAATCACTGTTGGGTCTCTTTGAAGTCCTGGGGCTCCAGCTTACTCCAGAGTAAAGCCATTCGGAAAATGGAAGGCACTACTCTTTCCCTGTTCTAAACAcattacctagaagtaagtctcTTAGATTTCAGTGGATATTGTTTGGAAGTAGCTTGGTTAAGGGGCTGTAAGAGAAAAGGCTGATGTGAAATTGTTTAAAGTGGGTTACTTAACTGGACCACAGTAACTTCCCCATATTGATTTGAATAACTCATTCTTGAAAGTGGTTGTAAACCTGAGTATGTGTGAtttcttttaaagagagagagagagagagagagagagagagagagagagagagagagagagagatttattggtttctaaaaaggaaataaacattATTTTCCTTCCTCTCACGTCTTCCTTTAACACGACCTTGATCTTTCCTTAGGGCTCCTTTCTCTGACTCCCAGTTCCACAGGCAAATGATGTAATGTTGTAAAGCATGGTGACATCTTGTGACATTCAGTGAATGAGTGTGTAACTTGCGCAACTCAGGATCCTAAATCCGATCCTGTCAAATGAAGGGTCTTGTGTATTCCTCACCCCAGTCATATGGGCTGAAGAGGAGGTGAGAAAAGGCACAAAGAAACAAGGGAGGGGGCATCAGTAAAACTATGTTCATTTCTTGAATATGCAGTGTGTGTCCtcttatatatatatgaattgcaAATAATCTTCCGTTACAACTCATTTAATTAGAAGTTGTCAGACAGGGATCTGATTCTGGgaggaaatgaaataaacaactaAGTATTTGTGAAAGCAATTTGCATTTCTCTTTAGGAACAAATCACaccaggaaagaaagagagagagaaatgatggAGGTAGTACCAGACTGATTCCACATTCTTGTTTCCAAATTCTGGCATCTAGATTTGGAGAAGGTTTCTTCTTAAGTCTTGTTTGCTTATCCTTAGCCCTAGGTGACACAATACCAACTGTGGCACAATTAATTGCAGGCGGGTTAACTTCCCAGTTCATgtactgcatattattattattattattattattattattattattattattattattattattcgcaaTCCAGACAAAGTTAAGCATGTTAtagatccattgatttcaatggcaagTAATTCAGCGTGTTTAACcctcccattcaaatcaatgggatttaaaagtcTTTAGGTTTGGCTGGATTGTACTCCTATATCGCTTTCTTTCCCAGAATGAGAAAGATTATGCCATTTcgttcttatttattttgttcagtTATAGTTGGttgttggtgttttgtttttgttttgttttaaaaaatgggctatgtttttgttttgtttccctttcctttttatctTTCCGTGGAGAAGCAGGTAAAAGAATAACCTTCATAAAATCTTTAACAATCAgacaaataaaaacagttaaatgtAGGGATGAACTAAAATAAAGAAACCATTAGGTCTTGGCAGGATATATATCTGAGTGATTTAATATGTAGAACAAAACTAAGTTTTAAACGATTTCTGGTTTAAATACTTTGAATTTTGAGCTGCAGAATTGTTCACCCTATAATCTGATTGACAGAGTTATTAAAATTACTTGTTTGGAAGGCTTCCTTTATACTCTTTCTTATGCAGCCCTGTCAGGACGCTATtaggaaagtggggaggggggctgagatAAGAGTGGGGAGCGGGGGCTTTGAGTTGGGGGCTGCAGCTGGGAGGACACGATCTCCAGCCTTGCTCCTGTCTTTTGCCTCTTGGGTCTGGGAGAAGGTCAAAGCACCAACCCAAGGGTAACGCGCAAAACAAACTCTGCGTCGCCCCGTCGGTCTGTATCTCTCTCCGCTGGTTTGCAGGAGTGGGGGACGGGGGCGACGACCCATTTCCTCGGACTGATGAGAACTGGCAACACCTCTCCAAGGACAAGGATCAAGTCTGCTTTCAagcatcccccctccccgctccaacAGCCCTTCCTTccatggtggggaggaggaggaggtctgggAGGACATGGACCGCTGTCTAGCCTGAGCACTCCCGGGCCGGTTAAGATCTTGCCTTCGCAATGT contains:
- the SOX1 gene encoding transcription factor SOX-1, coding for MYSMMMETDLHSPGGAQVATNLSGQTGAGGGGGGGGGGGGGGGGGGGPKANQDRVKRPMNAFMVWSRGQRRKMAQENPKMHNSEISKRLGAEWKVMSEAEKRPFIDEAKRLRALHMKEHPDYKYRPRRKTKTLLKKDKYSLAGGLLGAGGPGGGPPVAMGVGVSPGGVGQRLESPGGGGPGGGGGGSGGGGYPHMNGWANGAYPGSVAAAAAAAAMMQEAQLAYSQHPGSGAHPHAHAHHPHPHNPQPMHRYDMGALQYSPISNSQGYMSASPSAYGGISYGAQPHQNSAAAAAAAAAAAAAASSGALGALGSLVKSEPSVSPPVTSAHSRAPCPGDLREMISMYLPGSEGGDPAAAAAAAAAAAAAQSRLHSLPQHYQGASTGVNGTVPLTHI